Below is a window of Methanothermobacter thermautotrophicus DNA.
CGGGTTCAGCTCATGCATGGAGTTTAAAGAGGCCAAGATCCGTGGAGAGGCTGATGACATCGACTGTAGGAGCCAGCCCGACAGGGTTCTGCTCAGGATCAATGGAAAACCCGTCCCCCTGAACCCCTTCGTCCAGGAGTTCATATCAAAGACCGTCAGGGGTATGGTTGATGCCCTTGAAACAGAAAGCTTTAAGAATGGAAGGGTTGATCTCATCATAAAGTAGGTCCACATGGAACTCGTGCATGGTCCGGTGACTGAGCCATCAGTATAGCATGGTCTCTGCATATTATGGCATCCACAAGATTCACTTGAGGTAAATCAATGCATGTACAGGACAGACACGGAAGGCCTGTTATGTCACTGCGGATATCAGTAACAGGTCGCTGCAACGTTAACTGTATCTACTGCCACAGGGATGGGATTGTCTCATCCAGGGATGAGATGTCAGCTGCAGATATAGAGAATCTCTGCAGTGTTGCCTCAGACCTGGGTGTGGGGAAGATAAGGCTCTCAGGTGGCGAGCCCCTCATAAGGGATGATATAGTTGAAATAGTTGAGAGGATAAACAGCATCGGATTCAGGGACATATCCATAACAACCAACGGCACCCTCCTTGAAGGGTACAGTGCTGCTCTAAGCGAAGCTGGACTTGACAGGGTTAATGTGAGTTTTGACACGCTCAACCCGGAGACCTACCGCTTCATAACCCGGAAGGATTACCTTGAAAGGGTTAAGTCAGGTATAACCAGTGCCGTTGATATGGGACTTGATCCCGTCAAGATAAACATGGTGATCCTCAGGGGTGTGAACCACCACGAGGTATGGGACATGTTTGAATTCTGCCGGGAGAAGGGCGCGGTGCTCCAGATAATTGAACTCCTCAAAACAGAAAGCTGCCATGATGATGCCGTCGAAAGATACCACTGCGACATAACCCCCATTGAGGAGGAGCTTGCAGAGATGGCAGACAGAATCAGGACCAGGAAATTCATGCAGGACCGCAAGAAGTACTATATAGATGGGGGGGAAATCGAGGTTGTGAGGCCCATGGACAATACAAGGTTCTGTGCAAAATGCACGAGGCTCAGGGTAACCCCTGACGGTAAGCTGAAACCCTGCCTTCTCAGGAACGACAACCTGGTGGACGCAAGGGACGCCCTGAGGGAAAATGACTCTGATAGAATCCGTGAACTATTCCATGAGGCCATAAGAAGGAGAGCCCCCTACTACACCCCATGAACTATTCTATGAGGCCATGAGAAGGAGCCCCTATTTTTATTGTTCTGAACTCTTCTCTACATCCCTTCCTTCTCATGAACTAGAAGGACCCAGAACTAACGGTAGGCGCCGGGTAACCTTCTGACAGCATCCCTCTTACATATATCCATGCATGAACCGCACTTGAGGCATTTATCCTGGTCTATAATATGGACCTCGTCCCTTGAACCGATTATGGCCTCCGAAGGGCATGTCTTGAGGCACGCCATGCATCCATCACATTTTTCAGGGTCTATCAGGTAGTGCATCAGCTCACTGCATGATGCAGCCGTGCATCTGCCGTTTATGTGGTCATGGTACTCGTCCTTAAAGTATCTGAGGGTGGTCAGGACAGGGTTGGGTGATGTCTGACCTAGGCCGCAGAGTGAGGCCGCTCTGACACTTTCAGCCACATCCCTGAGTGTATCTAGGTCTTCAGGATTTCCTGAACCCTCTACGATGTCATTGAGTATCATTAGCATCTGCCTTGTCCCCACACGGCAGGGCACGCATTTTCCACAGGACTCTCTCTGTGTGAACTCAAGGAAGTACCTTGCAAGTTCAACCATGCATGTGCGGTCCGATAAAACAACAAGGCCGCCTGAACCCATTATTGCCCCTGCAGATGTGAGGGAGTCATAGTCTATACCGGTATCGATAAGTTCAGCAGGGAGGCATCCCCCTGAAGGTCCCCCTATCTGTACCGCCTTCAGGTCTCCATCCACAACTCCCCCTCCAATATCAAAGATTACCTCCCTCAGGGTTGTGCCCAGGGGGACCTCTATGAGCCCGGTCCTCCTGACATCGCCCACCAGGGAAAATGTCTTGGTTCCCCTGCTATCAGGGGTGCCTAGGGAGCTGAAGTACTCTGCTCCGTGCTGCATTATCATTGAAACAGCGGCAAGGGTCTCCACGTTGTTTATAACGGTGGGCCTGCCCCATAGACCCCTTGTTGTTGGGAACGGTGGTCTTGTCCTGGGCATTCCCCTCTTACCCTCAATGGATGATATGAGGGCTGTTTCCTCTCCACATACAAAGGCCCCGGCGCCCTCCTTTATCTTTATATCCAGTCCGAAACCTGACCCGAGGATATCCTTACCGAGAAGTCCCAGATCCCTCAGATCAGATATGGCCGCCCTGAGCCTCTCGAGGGCTAGTGGGTACTCTGCCCTGCAGTAGATGTAGGCCTCCCTGGCCCCCACTGCGTATGATGCGATGAGTATCCCCTCAAGGAGTGCATGGGGGTCCCCCTCTATGAGTGAACGGTTCATGAAGGCCCCTGGGTCCCCCTCATCGGCGTTACAAATGAGGTACTTCACATCTGAGTCTTCCTGGCGGCAGAGACTCCATTTGAGCCATGCAGGGAATCCTGCGCCTCCGCGGCCCCTGAGGCCGGAGTCCTTCACCTCCTCAATTACCTCATCAGGTTCCATTTCAAGGGCCCTCACCAGGCCCCTGTAGCCTCCGGTTGCCAGGTAGTGACCAAGGTTTTCAGGATCTATAAGGCCGCATCTTCTGAGTATCCTCCTTGACTGTCCCTCCATGAATTCCAGAGTGTAATTGGGTTCAAATGAGTCGCCATTTAATGAAATGTCGACATTCCCCAGGGCCTCAACCTCCCTGCCCTCCAGGAGGTGCTCCTTGATTATCCTCTTTGCGAGTTTACGGTTCACAGGACCATAGATGGAACCACGGCCATCACCATTGAACACCACCACCATGGGTTCAGCATAGCATAGCCCCATGCACCCTGTGTGTATCATCCTGAATTCAACTGAGAGCTCGGCTGCCGTCTTTCTCATTATCTCTTCTATCTGCTGGGCCCCTGCAGACCTTCCACAGGTGGCTGAACCTATAAATATGGTCGGTTCATCCCTGAAGAGGGACATGTATTCCTTCAAAGAGACCGATACAATTTCTTCAATCATTTAAGACACTCTAAGACTTTTTTGGGAAGATTTTGCCCACCCTTGATGGTTTTATACGCGATACGACCTCATCGTTCACCATTGCACATGGCGCCAGGGAGCAGCACCCTATACAGCCCACGGATTCAAGTGAGTATTCCAGGTCATCTGTAACGTCCCCCTCCTCTATGCCGAGGTGCCTTTCAATTGCATCAAGAACCTGTTCAGCTCCGCTGACATGACAGGCCGTTCCTGTGCATACCATTACATGCTTTCTTCCCCTTGGCCTGAATCTGAACTGGGCGTAGAAGGTGGCTACCCCGTATAAATGGGCCCTGCTAACCCCTGTGAAGCGTGCTACCTCCTCCAGGGCATCCTCTGGAAGATAACCGTATTCATCCTGTATATCCTGCAGTATGGGTATAATTTCAGATTTATGACCAGTGTAGACCGCGAATATTCTCCTCAATTCCTCATCCATTCAAAGCCTCCAGGTTAAAGAGTCATGAACTCAAATCTATTATAGATGAAGGACCAAACATCTGTTTAACTGTTAAGCAAAGTGGGATATATGTTTTTATATACCTGGTGGTGGGTTCATGTCACTTTACAGAGAGGTTGATGCTTTCCGTGTGGATGATGAAAGGAGAAGGATCCATGAAAAAATCGTTAACGACATTGAGGTGCGTATCCGGATAAATGGGGGTATGGAGCAGCGCTTCACTGCAAGTCCCGAGGCCCTTGAGGAGTTTGCAACAGGTTACCTCATAGGTGAGGGTCTGGTGGACTCCGTCGATGACATAGTCTCCATTGAAATCAGCGATAATATAATCGATGCCGAGATAGAATCAGGGGATCTTGATATACGAAGGGAGCTTGTGATGGGATCCGACTGCTTCGGTGGCTGGAGACAGAGGGTTGAAATGGTGGAACCAGTTGATTCAGACCTGAGAGTCAGGGCTGATGACATATTCAGGGCATTCAAGCGTATGGTGAACTCCGCAATTGTCTGGAGGATGACCGGAGGTACCCATGTGGCTGCACTTGTAACAGGTGATGAATTCATGGTTTTTGAGGATGTTAGCAGGCATGTGGCTGTGGATAAGGTAATAGGTTCCGGTGCGATGGATGGTGTTAATTTCAGAGAGAGTTTCATTGTCTACAGCGGGAGAATGCCCGCTG
It encodes the following:
- the moaA gene encoding GTP 3',8-cyclase MoaA; this encodes MHVQDRHGRPVMSLRISVTGRCNVNCIYCHRDGIVSSRDEMSAADIENLCSVASDLGVGKIRLSGGEPLIRDDIVEIVERINSIGFRDISITTNGTLLEGYSAALSEAGLDRVNVSFDTLNPETYRFITRKDYLERVKSGITSAVDMGLDPVKINMVILRGVNHHEVWDMFEFCREKGAVLQIIELLKTESCHDDAVERYHCDITPIEEELAEMADRIRTRKFMQDRKKYYIDGGEIEVVRPMDNTRFCAKCTRLRVTPDGKLKPCLLRNDNLVDARDALRENDSDRIRELFHEAIRRRAPYYTP
- the nuoF gene encoding NADH-quinone oxidoreductase subunit NuoF, translating into MIEEIVSVSLKEYMSLFRDEPTIFIGSATCGRSAGAQQIEEIMRKTAAELSVEFRMIHTGCMGLCYAEPMVVVFNGDGRGSIYGPVNRKLAKRIIKEHLLEGREVEALGNVDISLNGDSFEPNYTLEFMEGQSRRILRRCGLIDPENLGHYLATGGYRGLVRALEMEPDEVIEEVKDSGLRGRGGAGFPAWLKWSLCRQEDSDVKYLICNADEGDPGAFMNRSLIEGDPHALLEGILIASYAVGAREAYIYCRAEYPLALERLRAAISDLRDLGLLGKDILGSGFGLDIKIKEGAGAFVCGEETALISSIEGKRGMPRTRPPFPTTRGLWGRPTVINNVETLAAVSMIMQHGAEYFSSLGTPDSRGTKTFSLVGDVRRTGLIEVPLGTTLREVIFDIGGGVVDGDLKAVQIGGPSGGCLPAELIDTGIDYDSLTSAGAIMGSGGLVVLSDRTCMVELARYFLEFTQRESCGKCVPCRVGTRQMLMILNDIVEGSGNPEDLDTLRDVAESVRAASLCGLGQTSPNPVLTTLRYFKDEYHDHINGRCTAASCSELMHYLIDPEKCDGCMACLKTCPSEAIIGSRDEVHIIDQDKCLKCGSCMDICKRDAVRRLPGAYR
- the nuoE gene encoding NADH-quinone oxidoreductase subunit NuoE; translation: MDEELRRIFAVYTGHKSEIIPILQDIQDEYGYLPEDALEEVARFTGVSRAHLYGVATFYAQFRFRPRGRKHVMVCTGTACHVSGAEQVLDAIERHLGIEEGDVTDDLEYSLESVGCIGCCSLAPCAMVNDEVVSRIKPSRVGKIFPKKS
- the fdhD gene encoding formate dehydrogenase accessory sulfurtransferase FdhD, whose product is MSLYREVDAFRVDDERRRIHEKIVNDIEVRIRINGGMEQRFTASPEALEEFATGYLIGEGLVDSVDDIVSIEISDNIIDAEIESGDLDIRRELVMGSDCFGGWRQRVEMVEPVDSDLRVRADDIFRAFKRMVNSAIVWRMTGGTHVAALVTGDEFMVFEDVSRHVAVDKVIGSGAMDGVNFRESFIVYSGRMPADMLIKVVRAGVPVIASNAAPTSSGYDAAQRTGLTMLGFVRGRRFNIYSHPERIIPG